From a region of the Synechococcus sp. RS9916 genome:
- a CDS encoding sensor histidine kinase — translation MATSSRWRQRLLGSLSGQLQLATYLAVFLGFSGASIAGLWLTQRNQLVSGDADLRASARSLETCLLAERLLEIPAGETGAARARRQQAIRQELRWHSTNRHTLWIEQPNGELLLPADGHLPVDSVVAEVASGSGDQPGVTRRFSVDGMDYIAILNRVYPSGQKVWSSAEVTRINQAQSAFLNWMIVIWGGCLVLSLAVVNRLVRRIIRPLRQLSEASSALTADTLNSSALQIEGAPLEVTQLANTYNDLRARLAKSWSDQRRFVSAVSHELRTPLTIVQGYLHRTLKRGDNLTDGQRKGLSTAEEESLRMRHLLDDLLDLSRSDSGQLRLNSEAVEMAMAVREAVDLARSSLEREVELQLPAQLDASGMLVALADPDRLRQVLLDLIENAHKYSPDGTPVTVRLAQAEAMAVVEVVDQGIGIPPEDLPKVFDRFHRAANATVSSGSGLGLSIVQLLVEAMGGTVGVTSQLGQGSTFSVRLPLSNDGVGARSSAASE, via the coding sequence ATGGCTACCTCATCGCGCTGGCGCCAACGCCTGCTCGGCAGTCTTTCGGGACAGTTGCAGCTGGCCACCTACCTGGCGGTGTTCCTGGGGTTCAGTGGCGCGAGCATCGCTGGGTTGTGGCTGACCCAGCGCAACCAGCTTGTGTCGGGCGATGCCGACCTGCGGGCCAGTGCCCGCTCTCTCGAAACCTGTCTGCTGGCCGAGCGCCTGTTGGAGATCCCTGCTGGCGAAACAGGCGCTGCCCGGGCCAGGCGTCAGCAGGCCATCCGACAGGAACTGCGCTGGCATTCCACCAACCGCCACACCCTTTGGATTGAGCAGCCCAATGGGGAGTTGTTGCTGCCAGCGGATGGGCATCTGCCTGTTGATTCTGTGGTGGCCGAGGTGGCGAGCGGCAGCGGTGACCAACCCGGCGTCACCCGCCGCTTCAGCGTCGATGGGATGGATTACATCGCCATCCTCAATCGCGTTTACCCCTCTGGGCAGAAGGTGTGGAGCAGTGCTGAAGTCACCCGCATCAACCAGGCGCAGAGTGCCTTCCTCAATTGGATGATCGTGATTTGGGGCGGTTGTCTGGTGCTGTCGCTGGCGGTGGTGAATCGCCTGGTGCGGCGAATCATTCGGCCATTGCGCCAACTCAGTGAGGCGTCCTCCGCGCTGACCGCCGACACCCTCAACAGCTCGGCGTTGCAGATCGAGGGGGCGCCGCTGGAGGTGACCCAGCTGGCCAACACCTACAACGATCTGCGGGCCCGCCTGGCCAAGTCATGGAGTGATCAGCGCCGTTTTGTGAGTGCGGTGAGCCATGAGCTGCGCACGCCGCTCACGATCGTGCAGGGCTATCTGCATCGCACCCTCAAGCGCGGCGACAACCTCACGGATGGGCAGCGCAAAGGGTTGAGCACGGCGGAAGAGGAGAGCTTGCGCATGCGCCACCTGCTTGATGATCTGCTCGATCTCTCCCGCAGTGATAGTGGCCAGCTGCGCCTGAACAGCGAAGCCGTCGAGATGGCGATGGCGGTGCGTGAAGCGGTGGATCTGGCCCGCAGCAGCCTTGAACGGGAGGTGGAGCTGCAGCTGCCCGCCCAACTTGATGCCAGCGGCATGCTGGTGGCCCTGGCCGATCCCGACCGGCTGCGGCAGGTGCTGCTGGATCTGATCGAAAACGCCCACAAGTATTCGCCGGATGGCACCCCTGTGACGGTGCGCTTAGCGCAAGCCGAGGCCATGGCCGTGGTGGAGGTGGTGGATCAGGGCATCGGCATTCCCCCGGAGGATCTCCCCAAAGTGTTCGACCGCTTCCATCGCGCGGCCAACGCCACCGTGAGCAGTGGCAGCGGCTTGGGTTTGTCGATTGTTCAGTTGCTCGTGGAGGCCATGGGAGGCACGGTGGGAGTGACCAGCCAGCTGGGCCAGGGCAGCACCTTCAGTGTGCGTTTGCCCCTCAGCAACGATGGAGTTGGCGCCCGATCATCTGCTGCATCGGAATGA
- a CDS encoding ABC transporter permease, translated as MARWGLVIVAIYGLIAVVTPLLLAAGLLPDPNAGLDNPIYAAPSWQHWCGTDRLGRDVCVRTLQGSGVALQVVLLAVALALVIGVPLGMVSGYLGGAVDRVLVLLMDTLYTLPVLLLSVVLAFLLGRGIPNAAAALCVVYVPQYFRVVRNQTAQVKAELFVEAARSLGAGPVWILRRYLLRNVITSVPVLVTLNSADAVLVLGGLGFLGLGLPETVPEWGSDLNLALAAVPTGIWWTALFPGLAMFVLVLGLSFLGEGLEAWVSGGEASRS; from the coding sequence ATGGCCCGCTGGGGGCTGGTGATCGTGGCCATCTACGGCCTGATCGCTGTGGTCACACCCTTGCTGTTGGCCGCGGGCCTGCTGCCAGACCCCAACGCCGGACTCGACAATCCCATCTATGCAGCTCCCTCCTGGCAGCACTGGTGCGGCACCGACCGCCTTGGCCGCGATGTATGCGTGCGCACCCTCCAGGGAAGTGGTGTCGCCCTCCAGGTGGTGCTGCTAGCGGTGGCTCTCGCCCTGGTTATCGGCGTGCCGCTGGGCATGGTCAGCGGTTATCTCGGCGGAGCGGTGGACCGTGTGCTCGTGCTGCTGATGGACACGCTGTACACACTTCCCGTGCTGTTGTTGTCGGTGGTGCTGGCCTTCCTGCTCGGTCGGGGCATCCCCAATGCTGCAGCGGCTCTGTGTGTGGTGTACGTCCCCCAGTACTTCCGCGTCGTGCGCAATCAAACCGCCCAGGTGAAGGCGGAACTGTTTGTGGAGGCCGCGCGCTCCCTCGGTGCCGGACCGGTGTGGATTCTGCGCCGCTATCTGCTGCGCAACGTGATCACCTCCGTGCCGGTGCTGGTCACCCTCAACTCCGCCGATGCGGTGCTGGTGCTCGGGGGGTTGGGTTTCCTCGGCCTTGGGCTGCCGGAAACAGTGCCGGAATGGGGCAGTGACCTCAACCTGGCGCTGGCGGCAGTGCCCACCGGCATCTGGTGGACGGCGCTGTTCCCAGGACTGGCGATGTTCGTGCTGGTGCTGGGGCTCTCCTTCCTAGGCGAGGGCCTTGAAGCCTGGGTGAGCGGAGGGGAAGCGTCCCGCAGCTGA
- a CDS encoding MauE/DoxX family redox-associated membrane protein: MRIVLTTAAELQDVHLYRMSTAEHECPWGLKAIGLLTRHGIRFQDHKLTTSEQVAAFKQQQGVSTTPQLFAEGRRIGGYTDLAALLGERAEKAHYSYTPVVAVFGTALLMALVLGDAVMQRFMGFSVCALAMLKLMDVQSFAVSFAKYDLITQRIPLWGRVYPGVELLIGLGFLAAPPVPLAGWVALVLGVPGMASVLKAVYVDKLALNCACVGGNSKTPLGIVSFTEYAILTVMGFLVAFGLWP, translated from the coding sequence ATGCGGATTGTTTTGACCACCGCAGCCGAATTGCAGGATGTGCATCTCTACCGGATGTCGACTGCCGAGCATGAATGCCCTTGGGGACTCAAGGCCATTGGTCTGTTGACCCGGCACGGCATCCGTTTTCAAGACCACAAGCTCACCACCTCTGAGCAGGTGGCTGCGTTCAAACAACAGCAGGGTGTTTCGACCACGCCCCAGCTGTTTGCCGAAGGCCGTCGCATCGGTGGTTACACCGACCTGGCGGCTTTGCTGGGCGAACGCGCTGAAAAGGCTCACTACTCCTACACACCGGTGGTGGCTGTGTTCGGCACCGCGTTGCTGATGGCCCTGGTGCTGGGGGATGCGGTGATGCAGCGCTTCATGGGCTTCTCGGTGTGTGCCTTGGCGATGCTGAAGCTGATGGACGTGCAGTCGTTTGCCGTTAGCTTTGCGAAATATGACCTGATCACCCAGCGCATTCCGTTGTGGGGACGGGTCTACCCCGGAGTGGAGCTGCTGATCGGGCTGGGGTTCTTGGCCGCTCCCCCTGTGCCCCTGGCCGGCTGGGTTGCCCTTGTGTTGGGGGTGCCGGGGATGGCGTCCGTGCTGAAGGCCGTGTATGTCGACAAATTGGCGCTCAATTGCGCCTGCGTGGGAGGCAACTCCAAAACACCTCTGGGGATCGTCAGTTTCACCGAATACGCGATCCTTACGGTTATGGGATTCCTCGTGGCGTTTGGGCTTTGGCCGTAA
- the trmH gene encoding tRNA (guanosine(18)-2'-O)-methyltransferase TrmH yields the protein MPLLPRRFERLKAVLDGRMANLTVLLEHVEKPHNLSAILRSCDAVGALEAHAVSLQGRPRTFNSTAQGSQKWVPLYDHPSTEDAVQQLKAKGFKLYGTHLGVNAKDYRDCDFTGPTAFVLGAEKWGLSDTARDLMDEAVFIPMTGMVQSLNVSVAAATLLFEAVRQRRAAGVLPSQGEGLPGPLYAQRLFEWAYPQVADWCRREGRPYPALSDEGEILESLPRTLKLRC from the coding sequence ATGCCTCTGCTCCCTCGCCGCTTTGAACGTCTGAAGGCTGTGTTGGATGGCCGCATGGCCAATCTCACGGTGCTGCTTGAGCACGTGGAGAAGCCCCACAACCTTTCGGCGATCCTGCGCAGTTGTGATGCGGTGGGAGCGCTGGAAGCCCATGCGGTGAGCCTCCAAGGCAGACCCCGCACCTTCAACAGCACGGCCCAGGGCAGTCAGAAGTGGGTGCCTCTCTATGACCACCCCAGCACCGAAGACGCAGTGCAGCAGCTGAAGGCGAAGGGTTTCAAGCTGTATGGCACCCATCTGGGGGTGAATGCCAAGGATTACCGCGATTGTGATTTCACTGGACCCACCGCGTTTGTGCTTGGGGCTGAAAAGTGGGGTCTCAGCGACACGGCCCGCGATCTGATGGATGAGGCGGTCTTCATCCCCATGACCGGCATGGTGCAGTCCTTGAATGTGTCGGTGGCGGCGGCCACCTTGCTGTTTGAAGCGGTGCGTCAGCGGCGTGCTGCCGGGGTGCTGCCCAGTCAGGGCGAAGGTTTACCTGGGCCGCTGTACGCGCAGCGGTTGTTCGAATGGGCCTACCCGCAGGTGGCTGATTGGTGTCGGCGTGAGGGCCGCCCCTATCCAGCACTGAGCGACGAGGGGGAGATCCTGGAATCTCTGCCGCGCACCCTCAAGCTGCGCTGCTGA
- a CDS encoding TIGR03894 family protein yields MTADKELIKEVAQELWDTTKKLRPGLPKIVRSQLVLKALMTIGDLQDQLQAGMILGIIADQEPDDEPAGETKEADSAPDTAAASSDASRSAPRAVRKRSAAR; encoded by the coding sequence ATGACGGCGGACAAGGAGCTGATCAAAGAGGTGGCTCAGGAGCTTTGGGACACCACCAAGAAGCTCCGTCCGGGCCTGCCCAAGATCGTGCGCTCCCAGTTGGTGCTCAAAGCGCTGATGACCATTGGTGATCTGCAGGACCAACTGCAGGCCGGCATGATCCTCGGAATCATCGCGGATCAGGAACCTGACGATGAGCCTGCAGGCGAGACCAAGGAGGCGGATTCCGCTCCCGACACTGCAGCTGCCAGCAGCGATGCATCCCGCAGCGCACCCCGTGCCGTGCGCAAGCGCTCCGCTGCTCGCTGA
- a CDS encoding MGMT family protein: MSLGPSTPASHHAVPGFDQRVQAVVAQIPKGRLATYGQVADWIGAYGCARQVGWALRRLALHSPLPWHRVVNARGCIAMSPSREGTDWIQRELLLAEGIPVDAEGRLPLKQFLWTPQPAPGPAATQDEKDPPAHRA; encoded by the coding sequence TTGTCTTTAGGTCCGAGCACACCAGCATCCCACCACGCCGTTCCTGGCTTCGACCAAAGGGTGCAGGCGGTGGTGGCCCAAATTCCCAAGGGGCGATTGGCGACCTATGGCCAGGTGGCCGACTGGATCGGGGCCTACGGCTGTGCCCGCCAGGTGGGCTGGGCTCTACGGCGCCTGGCACTGCACTCCCCCCTGCCCTGGCACCGGGTCGTAAATGCCCGCGGTTGCATCGCCATGAGCCCCAGCCGCGAAGGCACCGATTGGATTCAGCGGGAGCTGTTGCTGGCGGAGGGAATTCCAGTGGATGCCGAAGGCCGGCTGCCCCTGAAGCAATTCCTCTGGACGCCGCAGCCCGCTCCCGGCCCTGCCGCAACGCAGGATGAGAAAGACCCGCCAGCGCATCGTGCGTGA
- a CDS encoding 16S rRNA (cytosine(967)-C(5))-methyltransferase, producing MRKTRQRIVRDRPSQSPAAAVGVLPRRLAWEVLEAVAAGAYADVALERALRGQQLSGPDRGLVTELAYGAIRQRRWLDGWLDRLGKVPARKQPPRLRWLLHVGLYQLLCMERIPAAAAVNTSVELAKRHGLNRLAPVVNGLLRGALRAQEAGEQLTLPDDPALRLALQQSLPDWFCQQLQQWCGPEQAERVAQACNQVPSLDLRVNRLRSTPEAVKAALEDAGLTVVAIPECPDGLQVLSHGGDLRQWPGYDDGHWCVQDRAAQWVAPLLAPQPGDRVLDACAAPGGKATHLAELMGDQGEVWAIDRSAGRLQRVAANAARLGTNCLQAMAADAADLLTLKPEWKGSFQRILLDAPCSGLGTLARHADARWRVSAKSVAELVPLQARLLEGMLPLLSPGGSLVYATCTIHPAENTERIEAFLQAHPQLSLQHQEQRWPDPEGGDGFYAAVIKTPTS from the coding sequence ATGAGAAAGACCCGCCAGCGCATCGTGCGTGATCGCCCCTCCCAGAGCCCCGCTGCGGCCGTTGGCGTGCTGCCACGCCGATTGGCCTGGGAGGTACTGGAAGCCGTTGCAGCTGGGGCCTATGCCGACGTTGCCCTGGAACGGGCACTGCGCGGCCAGCAGCTTTCCGGCCCTGACAGGGGCCTGGTGACTGAACTCGCCTATGGCGCGATCCGCCAACGGCGCTGGCTGGATGGCTGGCTCGATCGCCTCGGCAAGGTGCCCGCCCGCAAGCAGCCGCCCAGGCTGCGCTGGTTGCTGCACGTGGGGCTGTATCAGCTGCTGTGCATGGAGCGCATCCCGGCAGCAGCAGCGGTGAACACCAGCGTGGAGCTAGCGAAACGCCATGGGCTCAACCGCCTGGCACCGGTAGTCAACGGCCTGCTGCGCGGAGCATTGCGTGCCCAGGAAGCGGGCGAGCAGCTCACCCTTCCCGATGACCCGGCACTGCGGCTGGCACTGCAACAGTCGCTCCCCGACTGGTTCTGCCAACAGCTGCAGCAATGGTGCGGACCTGAACAGGCCGAACGGGTCGCCCAAGCCTGCAATCAAGTGCCCAGCCTCGACCTGCGGGTCAACCGGTTGCGCAGCACGCCAGAAGCAGTGAAGGCCGCCCTGGAAGACGCAGGCCTCACGGTGGTGGCGATCCCGGAGTGCCCCGATGGCCTGCAGGTGCTGAGCCATGGCGGAGATCTACGCCAGTGGCCCGGCTACGACGATGGTCACTGGTGCGTGCAAGACCGGGCCGCCCAGTGGGTGGCCCCCCTGCTGGCCCCTCAGCCAGGAGACCGCGTGTTGGATGCGTGTGCCGCCCCAGGGGGCAAGGCCACCCACCTGGCGGAGCTGATGGGTGATCAAGGGGAGGTGTGGGCGATCGATCGATCCGCCGGCCGCCTGCAGCGCGTGGCCGCCAATGCCGCCCGTCTCGGCACCAACTGCCTGCAGGCGATGGCCGCTGATGCCGCCGACCTGCTCACCCTGAAACCGGAGTGGAAGGGTTCGTTTCAGCGCATCCTGCTCGATGCACCCTGCTCAGGTCTTGGCACCCTCGCCCGCCACGCCGATGCCCGCTGGCGGGTGAGTGCCAAAAGTGTGGCTGAACTGGTGCCACTGCAGGCCCGGCTGCTGGAAGGAATGCTGCCGCTGCTCAGCCCCGGCGGCTCGCTCGTCTACGCCACCTGCACCATTCATCCGGCTGAAAACACAGAACGGATTGAAGCCTTCCTCCAGGCCCACCCCCAGCTCAGCCTTCAGCATCAAGAGCAGCGCTGGCCCGACCCAGAGGGCGGAGACGGCTTTTATGCCGCCGTGATCAAGACGCCGACTAGTTGA
- a CDS encoding transglycosylase domain-containing protein, with protein MKRTRRHWVLLAGSAAAIGCGVALGQTALTEAIDSTLPDARGIASFNRPGTITLLSSDGQVIQKLGPATREKLNPGEMPELVKQAFVAAEDRRFYEHDGVDLWGISRALFTNIKQRSVREGASTITQQLARTVFLSQDRTITRKLREAALAYKLERQLSKEQILEQYLNYVYLGSGAYGVADAAWVYFSKTPDQLTLPEAALIAGLPPAPSVYSPLVDEEVATERRSIVLERMQQAGFITASEAEQARTSPLNLKPATPKYFNSAAPYFTSWVAQQLPQMLTPEQLEVGGLKIRTSLNLNWQKRAQQVVREFAPGNAEGAIVSIEPGTGLVRTMVGGKNFRSSQFNRTTQALRSPGSTFKLFPYAAAVSAGVKPEDIFIDSPKCWRGYCPKNFGNKYFGRISLADALQNSLNTVAVQLQDKVGFDAIITTANNLGIGTTRPLGKYYPMAIGAYEQTILDMTAAYAAVTNRGVYVKPTAFEEIRGPGGDLLWSRRSDGPKGKRALDSDVADTMNWMLQRVVTGGTGAAAKLNDRPVAGKTGTSEGARDLWFIGSIPQLTTAVWFGYDNNRDTGSSSGQAAWAWNKYMTTIKGNFPVQKFPPKPVLTRVFRDPRGGNRSVPYRGNDPAKKPDDPNQPDTSWDTSTPAQPEPPKRNVVPPGGPPVDEFFRPLPVN; from the coding sequence GTGAAGCGCACCCGCCGTCATTGGGTTCTTCTTGCCGGCTCGGCTGCCGCCATCGGTTGTGGAGTTGCTCTTGGCCAGACAGCGCTGACTGAAGCGATCGATTCAACCCTGCCGGATGCCCGGGGCATCGCCAGCTTCAACCGTCCGGGCACGATCACGTTGCTGTCCAGTGACGGACAGGTGATCCAAAAGCTCGGGCCTGCCACCCGCGAAAAGCTGAACCCCGGTGAGATGCCGGAGCTGGTCAAGCAAGCTTTTGTCGCCGCTGAAGATCGTCGTTTTTACGAGCACGACGGTGTTGACCTATGGGGCATCAGCCGTGCGCTGTTTACCAACATCAAGCAGCGCTCGGTGCGGGAAGGCGCCAGCACGATCACCCAGCAGCTGGCCCGCACGGTCTTCCTGAGTCAAGACCGCACCATCACCCGCAAACTGCGGGAAGCGGCACTGGCTTACAAGCTGGAGCGTCAGCTCAGCAAGGAGCAGATCCTTGAGCAGTACCTCAACTACGTGTATCTGGGGTCAGGGGCTTACGGCGTGGCCGATGCGGCCTGGGTCTATTTCTCCAAAACACCTGATCAGCTCACCCTTCCGGAGGCGGCTCTGATTGCAGGCTTGCCGCCTGCTCCTTCGGTCTATTCCCCTCTGGTGGATGAAGAGGTGGCGACGGAGCGTCGCTCAATCGTGCTGGAGCGAATGCAACAGGCCGGTTTCATCACAGCGAGCGAAGCCGAGCAGGCCCGCACCAGCCCGCTCAATCTCAAGCCGGCGACCCCGAAATACTTCAACAGCGCCGCTCCCTACTTCACCAGCTGGGTGGCACAACAGCTGCCCCAAATGCTCACCCCCGAGCAACTGGAGGTGGGCGGACTGAAGATCCGCACCAGCCTCAATCTCAACTGGCAGAAGCGTGCTCAGCAGGTGGTGCGCGAGTTTGCCCCTGGCAATGCCGAAGGCGCAATCGTTTCGATCGAACCCGGCACCGGTTTGGTCCGCACCATGGTGGGTGGCAAAAACTTCCGCTCCAGTCAGTTCAACCGCACCACCCAGGCCCTTCGCTCGCCGGGTTCCACCTTCAAGCTGTTCCCCTACGCCGCAGCCGTCAGTGCTGGCGTCAAGCCGGAAGACATCTTCATTGACTCCCCGAAATGCTGGCGCGGCTACTGCCCGAAAAATTTCGGCAATAAATACTTCGGCCGTATCTCTCTTGCCGATGCGCTGCAGAACTCTCTGAACACTGTGGCGGTGCAGTTGCAGGACAAGGTGGGATTCGACGCCATCATCACAACAGCCAACAACCTGGGCATTGGCACGACCCGACCTCTGGGCAAGTACTACCCCATGGCCATTGGCGCCTATGAGCAGACCATCCTCGACATGACAGCGGCCTATGCGGCCGTGACCAACCGCGGTGTGTACGTGAAGCCCACCGCCTTTGAAGAGATCCGTGGCCCTGGTGGTGACCTGCTCTGGAGTCGCCGCAGTGATGGTCCTAAAGGCAAGCGTGCCCTGGACAGCGATGTGGCCGACACGATGAACTGGATGCTCCAGCGGGTGGTCACCGGCGGCACCGGTGCCGCCGCCAAGCTCAATGACCGTCCGGTGGCCGGTAAAACCGGCACTTCAGAGGGAGCCCGTGATCTCTGGTTCATCGGTTCGATTCCCCAGCTGACCACGGCTGTTTGGTTCGGTTACGACAACAACCGCGACACCGGCAGCAGCAGCGGTCAGGCCGCCTGGGCTTGGAACAAATACATGACCACGATCAAGGGCAATTTCCCGGTGCAGAAATTCCCTCCCAAGCCCGTGCTGACAAGGGTGTTCAGGGATCCCCGCGGCGGTAATCGTTCTGTTCCCTACCGGGGCAATGATCCAGCGAAGAAGCCCGATGATCCCAATCAGCCCGACACCAGTTGGGACACCAGCACACCGGCCCAACCCGAGCCCCCCAAGCGCAACGTGGTGCCTCCGGGCGGTCCGCCGGTGGATGAGTTCTTCAGGCCTCTGCCGGTCAACTAG
- the chlG gene encoding chlorophyll synthase ChlG — MSDARQLLGMKGASGTSNIWKLRLQLMKPVTWIPLIWGVVCGAAASGHYEWRLDHFAAAVACMVMSGPLLAGFTQTINDYYDREIDAINEPYRPIPSGAIPLLQVKLQIWILLLAGLGVAYGLDVWAGHTTPVVFLLALGGSFVSYIYSAPPLKLKQNGWLGNYALGASYIALPWWAGQALFGQLTWATAILTLAYSLAGLGIAVVNDFKSVEGDKALGLQSLPVVFGIKRASWISAGMIDVFQLLMVAVLIAIGQHFAAVLLVLLVVPQITFQDIWLLRDPVEFDVKYQASAQPFLVLGMLVTALAVGHSPLTQLM; from the coding sequence GTGAGTGACGCTCGTCAACTGCTTGGCATGAAAGGTGCCAGTGGCACCTCCAACATCTGGAAGCTGCGTCTGCAGCTAATGAAACCCGTCACCTGGATTCCATTGATCTGGGGTGTGGTCTGTGGTGCTGCTGCCAGTGGCCACTACGAGTGGCGCCTCGATCATTTCGCGGCAGCCGTCGCCTGCATGGTGATGAGTGGGCCGTTGCTTGCCGGCTTCACGCAGACGATCAACGATTACTACGACCGCGAGATTGACGCGATCAATGAGCCTTACCGGCCGATCCCCAGCGGAGCGATTCCTCTGCTCCAGGTGAAGCTTCAGATCTGGATTCTGTTGCTCGCTGGTCTGGGCGTTGCCTACGGCCTTGATGTTTGGGCAGGTCACACCACGCCTGTGGTGTTTCTGCTGGCTTTGGGTGGCTCTTTTGTCAGTTACATCTATTCAGCCCCTCCGCTGAAGCTCAAGCAAAACGGTTGGTTGGGGAACTACGCCTTGGGGGCCAGCTACATCGCCCTGCCTTGGTGGGCCGGTCAGGCCCTGTTTGGCCAACTCACCTGGGCAACTGCCATCTTGACGCTGGCCTACAGCCTTGCGGGCCTCGGCATTGCAGTGGTCAACGACTTCAAGAGCGTGGAGGGCGATAAGGCCTTGGGTCTCCAGTCACTCCCAGTGGTGTTTGGCATCAAGCGGGCCAGCTGGATCAGCGCCGGAATGATTGATGTCTTCCAATTGCTGATGGTTGCCGTTTTGATCGCAATCGGACAGCATTTTGCTGCGGTTCTGCTTGTGCTTCTCGTGGTGCCTCAGATCACCTTTCAGGACATCTGGCTGCTGCGCGACCCTGTGGAATTTGATGTCAAGTATCAGGCCAGTGCCCAGCCCTTCCTGGTCTTGGGGATGCTGGTCACCGCCCTGGCCGTCGGCCATAGCCCTCTCACCCAACTGATGTGA
- a CDS encoding DUF2862 domain-containing protein codes for MSQATINIGSKVRVTRVRDRIPNALVELLKKDATGTVEEFRTVDGKGIGVVVKLSDGSTSWFFEDEIAAA; via the coding sequence ATGTCTCAGGCGACGATCAACATCGGCTCCAAGGTGCGGGTGACGCGTGTTCGCGACCGTATTCCCAATGCTCTGGTGGAGCTCCTGAAAAAGGATGCAACCGGCACGGTGGAAGAGTTCCGCACCGTTGATGGCAAGGGAATCGGCGTGGTGGTGAAGCTGAGCGACGGCTCCACCAGTTGGTTCTTCGAAGACGAAATCGCCGCTGCCTGA
- the hisF gene encoding imidazole glycerol phosphate synthase subunit HisF: MVALRLIPCLDVADGRVVKGVNFVGLRDAGDPVELACRYSQAGADELVFLDIAASHQGRATLVDMVRRTAEEVTIPFTVGGGISSVEGITELLRAGADKVSLNSSAVRDPELVARGAERFGCQCIVVAIDARRRTAGDPGWDVFVKGGRENTGLDVVTWASRVAELGAGEILLTSMDGDGTQAGYDLELTRAVAQAVPVPVIASGGAGCLDHIAAALDQGPQGGQASAALLASLLHDGVLTVQQIKGDLLNRQMPIRPPGA, encoded by the coding sequence ATGGTCGCCCTTCGCCTGATCCCCTGCCTCGACGTGGCCGATGGCCGTGTGGTGAAGGGTGTGAATTTTGTTGGCCTGCGCGATGCCGGAGACCCGGTGGAGTTGGCCTGCCGATACAGCCAGGCGGGCGCAGATGAACTGGTCTTTCTCGACATCGCAGCCAGTCATCAAGGACGGGCCACCCTGGTCGACATGGTGCGGCGCACCGCCGAGGAGGTGACCATTCCCTTCACCGTGGGGGGAGGCATCTCCTCCGTGGAAGGCATCACCGAGCTGCTTCGCGCTGGAGCCGACAAGGTGAGCCTGAACTCTTCAGCAGTACGAGATCCGGAGCTGGTGGCACGGGGAGCGGAGCGCTTTGGCTGCCAATGCATCGTGGTTGCCATCGACGCCCGGCGACGGACAGCGGGAGACCCCGGCTGGGACGTGTTTGTCAAAGGTGGCCGGGAGAACACCGGTCTGGATGTGGTCACCTGGGCCAGCCGGGTAGCGGAGCTGGGAGCCGGTGAAATCCTGCTCACCTCCATGGATGGCGACGGCACCCAAGCCGGCTACGACCTGGAGCTAACCCGGGCGGTCGCCCAGGCGGTTCCAGTGCCGGTGATCGCTTCGGGCGGCGCGGGATGCCTGGATCACATCGCCGCGGCCCTGGATCAGGGGCCCCAAGGAGGCCAGGCCTCAGCGGCGCTGCTGGCGTCCCTGCTGCACGACGGGGTGCTGACGGTGCAACAGATCAAAGGTGATCTGCTCAATCGGCAAATGCCGATTCGCCCCCCAGGGGCCTGA
- the ubiE gene encoding bifunctional demethylmenaquinone methyltransferase/2-methoxy-6-polyprenyl-1,4-benzoquinol methylase UbiE, with product MQPGDPAAVEQLFNDVAPRYDRLNDLLSLGLHRQWKRQLLAWLQPQRGERWLDLCCGTGDLALALARTVRPSGHVTGLDAAAAPLQLAEERRQQEPWLDVEWVQGDATASQLPSAHFDGVVMAYGLRNLADPAAGIQEMRRVLKPGGRAGVLDFNRLPDASWSAAFQRQYLRRVVVPAAAFAGLEPQYAYLEASLKRFATGAEQESMARKAGFRSAKHRAVMAGQMGMLLLNT from the coding sequence GTGCAACCCGGCGATCCTGCTGCCGTTGAACAATTGTTCAACGATGTCGCTCCCCGCTACGACCGCCTGAACGATCTGCTCAGCCTTGGCCTTCACCGTCAGTGGAAGCGCCAATTGCTGGCCTGGCTTCAACCCCAACGGGGAGAACGCTGGCTGGATCTGTGTTGCGGCACCGGCGACCTGGCCCTGGCCCTGGCACGCACCGTACGTCCATCAGGGCATGTGACTGGCCTGGACGCCGCCGCAGCCCCTCTGCAACTCGCCGAAGAGCGCCGGCAGCAGGAGCCCTGGCTTGACGTGGAGTGGGTGCAGGGCGATGCCACCGCATCCCAGCTGCCTTCAGCCCACTTTGATGGGGTCGTGATGGCCTATGGCCTGCGCAATCTGGCCGACCCAGCCGCAGGTATCCAGGAAATGCGCCGGGTGCTGAAACCGGGAGGCCGGGCCGGAGTTCTGGATTTCAATCGCCTGCCAGACGCGAGCTGGTCAGCTGCATTCCAGCGCCAGTACCTGCGCCGTGTTGTGGTGCCGGCTGCAGCGTTCGCAGGACTGGAACCGCAATACGCCTATCTCGAAGCCAGCCTGAAGCGGTTTGCGACTGGCGCAGAACAGGAATCCATGGCCCGAAAGGCCGGCTTTCGCTCAGCCAAACATCGCGCGGTGATGGCCGGACAGATGGGGATGCTGCTGCTCAACACCTGA